A single region of the Oncorhynchus keta strain PuntledgeMale-10-30-2019 chromosome 4, Oket_V2, whole genome shotgun sequence genome encodes:
- the LOC118377503 gene encoding forkhead box protein N2-like isoform X2 — MESDSHTLPLLPISLPYPATLYHSLPFSSSLLQTSSTVHVSLPLSPLSIPPSPTSLCPTAPASVHLKTQPLSPLLHTLSPPLFLDGQNLRCLNSLTTSDEDDLTCLNWLHQRGNLLPLQPLPKTTPLPQLEPQDPIPTPHLPPSPSKPPYSFSSLIFMAIEDSPDKRLPVKGIYEWIVNSFPYYRAAPGGWRNSVRHNLSLSKSFRRIHRDKSQFVGKGSLWCVCPEYRHALLEVLRKAHYYHGTNSNLLNNPALLEGADYEVSMVCDTVEISALTIDNPPLSSYPLCPLTPDHEEMVNMEAMEYEEEVGEEMEKDPLSDSGYIELHYYQYHQYQYLVLPGDTELDLETVEILQLDAEAQEAAGSLLDLAGGGH, encoded by the exons atggagagtgactctCACACACTGCCACTCCTCCCTATATCTCTTCCTTATCCCgccactctctaccactccctgcctttctcttcctctcttttgcAAACTTCTTCCACTGTTCATGTttcactccctctgtctcctctatcaaTCCCGCCATCCCCTACTTCACTTTGTCCCACAGCCCCAGCTTCAGTTCACCTCAAGActcaacctctctcccctcttttacACACCTTGTCCCCACCTTTGTTTCTTGATGGACAAAACTTACGCTGCCTAAACTCTCTAACCACATCTGACGAAGATGACTTGACCTGCCTCAACTGGCTGCATCAAAGAGGCAACTTGCTTCCCCTGCAGCCCCTGCCCAAAACAACACCACTGCCTCAGCTGGAGCCCCAGGATCCCATACCTACCCCacaccttcctccctccccatccaagCCCCCTTACTCCTTTAGTAGTCTAATCTTCATGGCGATAGAGGACTCGCCAGACAAGAGGCTCCCAGTAAAGGGTATCTATGAATGGATCGTGAACAGCTTCCCCTACTACAGAGCAGCACCTGGGGGGTGGAGAAACTCTGTTCGACACAACCTGTCTCTGAGTAAGAGCTTCCGTCGGATTCACAGGGACAAGAGCCAG TTTGTGGGGAAGGGctcactgtggtgtgtgtgtccagaaTATCGACATGCTCTTCTGGAGGTGCTCAGGAAAGCGCATTATTACCACGGCACCAACAGTAACTTACTAAACAACCCTGCATT GTTGGAGGGAGCTGATTACGAAGTATCTATGGTGTGTGACACTGTGGAGATCTCAG CCTTGACCATAGacaacccacctctctcctcatatccACTTTGCCCTCTAACCCCTGACCATGAGGAGATGGTCAACATGGAGGCAATGGAATATGAGGAAGAGGTTGGtgaggagatggagaaagacCCCCTGTCAGACAGTGGCTACATAGAGTTGCACTACTACCAGTATCACCAGTACCAGTATCTGGTCCTGCCCGGGGACACTGAACTGGATCTGGAGACCGTAGAGATCCTGCAGCTGGATGCTGAGGCCCAAGAGGCTGCTGGGTCACTTCTGGACCTGGCAGGGGGTGGACATTAG
- the LOC118377488 gene encoding atlastin-3-like isoform X1: MGSEPGPVQIVTVCKKDHSFALDTEALGRVLLALEVRDKHVVVLSVAGAFRKGKSFILDFMLRYMYRKKHGEEWLGQEDEPLTGFKWRGGSEPETTGIQLWSEVFLVEKSDGMEVAVLLMDTQGAFDNQSTVKDCATIFALSTMTSSIQIYNLSQNIQEDDLQQLQLFTEYGRLAMDEIFLKPFQSLMFLIRDWSFPYEYKYGLKGGSEFLDKRLQVKETQHEELQTVREHIHSCFTSINCFLLPHPGLKVATSPAFKGQLSDVAPEFKEELRNLIPTLLHPDNLAEKEINGNKVTCRGLLEFFKAYIKIYQGEDLPHPKSMLLATAEANNLAAVAAAKDQYYKNMEKVCGGDLPYVAPASLEEKHHFFLQESLHVFSSTKKMGGQEFCDRYQDQLEAELVELWQSFRKHNESKNVFTAFRTPAVLFVLVCFLYVLSGLLLFIGLATIAFACDCVLGLAMVAMLTWAFIRYSGKYRGLGGAIDQTAGVILQQATVVLNKSRPAVAKMKKSS; encoded by the exons ATGGGCAGTGAGCCAGGTCCAGTCCAGATTGTGACAGTGTGCAAGAAAGATCACTCCTTTGCCTTGGATACAGAGGCTTTAGGACGGGTTCTGCTTGCACTGGAGGTTCGGGATAAACATGTGGTGGTGCTCTCGGTGGCCGGGGCCTTCCGGAAAGGCAAGAGCTTCATTCTGGACTTCATGCTCCGCTACATGTACAGGAAG AAGCATGGTGAGGAGTGGCTGGGTCAGGAGGATGAGCCCCTGACTGGGTTTAAATGGAGGGGGGGCTCAGAGCCAGAGACCACCGGCATCCAGCTGTGGAGTGAGGTCTTCCTGGTGGAGaagagtgatgggatggag GTGGCAGTATTACTGATGGACACCCAGGGTGCATTTGACAACCAATCCACCGTGAAAGATTGTGCCACAATCTTTGCCCTCAGTACCATGACCAGCTCAATACAG ATCTACAACCTCTCACAGAACATTCAGGAAGATGATCTGCAGCAGCTGCAG CTGTTCACAGAGTATGGACGCCTCGCCATGGATGAAATCTTCCTGAAGCCATTTCAG TCTCTGATGTTCCTAATCAGGGATTGGAGCTTTCCCTATGAATATAAATATGGTCTGAAGGGAGGCAGTGAGTTCCTTGATAAACGTCTACAG GTGAAAGAGACCCAGCATGAGGAACTACAGACAGTGAGGGAACACATTCATTCCTGCTTCACCTCCATCAACTGTTTCCTGCTACCACATCCTGGGTTGAAGGTGGCCACCAGCCCCGCTTTCAAGGGCCAGCTTAGTG ATGTGGCTCCAGAGTTTAAAGAGGAGCTACGcaacctcatccccacactgctGCATCCAGACAACCTGGCTGAGAAAGAGATCAACGGCAACAAAGTCACCTGCAGGGGCCTCCTGGAGTTCTTCAAG GCATACATCAAGATCTACCAGGGTGAAGACCTACCACACCCAAAGTCCATGCTGCTG GCCACAGCAGAGGCCAACAATCTGGCAGCCGTGGCGGCAGCCAAAGACCAGTATTACAAGAACATGGAGAAG GTCTGCGGGGGAGACCTTCCCTATGTGGCTCCTGCCTCTCTGGAGGAGAAGCACCACTTCTTCCTCCAGGAGTCCCTCCATGTCTTCTCCTCCACTAAGAAGATGGGAGGACAGGAGTTCTGTGACCGCTACCAAGACCAGCTTGAGGCCGAGTTGGTAGAGCTGTGGCAGTCTTTCAGAAAGCACAATGAG TCAAAGAATGTCTTCACTGCATTCCGGACGCCTGCAGTGCTGTTTGTCCTTGTGTGCTTCCTGTACGTGCTGTCAGGGCTATTGCTCTTCATCGGCCTGGCTACCATTGCTTTTGCATGTGACTGTGTCTTGGGCCTGGCCATGGTCGCCATGCTCACCTGGGCCTTCATACGCTATTCGGGAAAATACCGGGGGCTGGGGGGAGCCATCGACCAGACGGCAGGTGTCATACTGCAGCAG GCCACTGTGGTGTTGAATAAGTCGAGGCCAGCGGTGGCTAAGATGAAGAAATCCAGCTAG
- the LOC118377524 gene encoding protein YIF1A-like isoform X4 — protein MNNQGYYTPGYNIGGAPVGGPADAGVNNLFADPMASAAMMYGSSLANQGKEIVNKEISRYVSVNKLKYFFAVDSKYVMKKLLLLVFPYTHQDWEVRYHRDTPLTPRHDVNAPDLYIPSMAFITYILLAGMALGIQKRFSPEVLGLCASTALVWVVIEVLVMFLCLYILSVHSDIFDLFAYSGYKYVGMIFTVLGGLLFGSDGYFVALTWTSCALMFFIVRSLKMKILSSLSHDSMGAGATAKPRLRLYIAVATAAFQPIIIYWLTSHLVR, from the exons ATGAACAATCAGGGttattacactcctggatacaacATTGGAGGGGCTCCAGTTGGAGGACCAGCGGATGCTGGggtcaacaacctgtttgctgaCCCAATGGCCAGTGCAGCCATGATGTATGGCTCTTCCCTGGCCAACCAGGGGAAGGAAATTGTTAACAAGGAG ATCAGCAGGTACGTGTCTGTGAACAAGCTGAAGTACTTCTTTGCCGTCGATTCCAAATATGTAATGAAGAAACTACTGCTCCTCGTGTTCCCGTACACACATCAG GACTGGGAAGTTCGTTACCACAGGGACACTCCTCTCACACCCAGGCATGATGTGAATGCGCCCGACCTTTACATACCTT CAATGGCTTTCATCACCTACATTTTGCTAGCTGGGATGGCCCTTGGCATTCAGAAGAG GTTCAGTCCAGAAGTCCTTGGTCTGTGTGCCAGCACTGCTTTGGTGTGGGTCGTCATAGAGGTCTTGGTCATGTTCCTGTGTCTCTACATTCTCTCTGTTCACTCTGACATTTTTGACCTCTTTGCATACAGTGGATACAAATATGTGGG AATGATTTTCACAGTGCTGGGTGGTCTGCTGTTTGGCAGTGATGGGTACTTCGTGGCTCTCACTTGGACATCTTGTGCTCTTATGTTTTTCATT GTCCGCTCTCTCAAAATGAAgattctgtcgtctctctcccaTGACTCCATGGGGGCTGGGGCGACAGCCAAACCAAGACTCCGCCTGTACATCGCCGTGGCCACCGCAGCCTTTCAGCCAATCATTATCTACTGGCTCACCTCGCATCTGGTCAGGTGA
- the LOC118377488 gene encoding atlastin-3-like isoform X2: MGSEPGPVQIVTVCKKDHSFALDTEALGRVLLALEVRDKHVVVLSVAGAFRKGKSFILDFMLRYMYRKHGEEWLGQEDEPLTGFKWRGGSEPETTGIQLWSEVFLVEKSDGMEVAVLLMDTQGAFDNQSTVKDCATIFALSTMTSSIQIYNLSQNIQEDDLQQLQLFTEYGRLAMDEIFLKPFQSLMFLIRDWSFPYEYKYGLKGGSEFLDKRLQVKETQHEELQTVREHIHSCFTSINCFLLPHPGLKVATSPAFKGQLSDVAPEFKEELRNLIPTLLHPDNLAEKEINGNKVTCRGLLEFFKAYIKIYQGEDLPHPKSMLLATAEANNLAAVAAAKDQYYKNMEKVCGGDLPYVAPASLEEKHHFFLQESLHVFSSTKKMGGQEFCDRYQDQLEAELVELWQSFRKHNESKNVFTAFRTPAVLFVLVCFLYVLSGLLLFIGLATIAFACDCVLGLAMVAMLTWAFIRYSGKYRGLGGAIDQTAGVILQQATVVLNKSRPAVAKMKKSS, from the exons ATGGGCAGTGAGCCAGGTCCAGTCCAGATTGTGACAGTGTGCAAGAAAGATCACTCCTTTGCCTTGGATACAGAGGCTTTAGGACGGGTTCTGCTTGCACTGGAGGTTCGGGATAAACATGTGGTGGTGCTCTCGGTGGCCGGGGCCTTCCGGAAAGGCAAGAGCTTCATTCTGGACTTCATGCTCCGCTACATGTACAGGAAG CATGGTGAGGAGTGGCTGGGTCAGGAGGATGAGCCCCTGACTGGGTTTAAATGGAGGGGGGGCTCAGAGCCAGAGACCACCGGCATCCAGCTGTGGAGTGAGGTCTTCCTGGTGGAGaagagtgatgggatggag GTGGCAGTATTACTGATGGACACCCAGGGTGCATTTGACAACCAATCCACCGTGAAAGATTGTGCCACAATCTTTGCCCTCAGTACCATGACCAGCTCAATACAG ATCTACAACCTCTCACAGAACATTCAGGAAGATGATCTGCAGCAGCTGCAG CTGTTCACAGAGTATGGACGCCTCGCCATGGATGAAATCTTCCTGAAGCCATTTCAG TCTCTGATGTTCCTAATCAGGGATTGGAGCTTTCCCTATGAATATAAATATGGTCTGAAGGGAGGCAGTGAGTTCCTTGATAAACGTCTACAG GTGAAAGAGACCCAGCATGAGGAACTACAGACAGTGAGGGAACACATTCATTCCTGCTTCACCTCCATCAACTGTTTCCTGCTACCACATCCTGGGTTGAAGGTGGCCACCAGCCCCGCTTTCAAGGGCCAGCTTAGTG ATGTGGCTCCAGAGTTTAAAGAGGAGCTACGcaacctcatccccacactgctGCATCCAGACAACCTGGCTGAGAAAGAGATCAACGGCAACAAAGTCACCTGCAGGGGCCTCCTGGAGTTCTTCAAG GCATACATCAAGATCTACCAGGGTGAAGACCTACCACACCCAAAGTCCATGCTGCTG GCCACAGCAGAGGCCAACAATCTGGCAGCCGTGGCGGCAGCCAAAGACCAGTATTACAAGAACATGGAGAAG GTCTGCGGGGGAGACCTTCCCTATGTGGCTCCTGCCTCTCTGGAGGAGAAGCACCACTTCTTCCTCCAGGAGTCCCTCCATGTCTTCTCCTCCACTAAGAAGATGGGAGGACAGGAGTTCTGTGACCGCTACCAAGACCAGCTTGAGGCCGAGTTGGTAGAGCTGTGGCAGTCTTTCAGAAAGCACAATGAG TCAAAGAATGTCTTCACTGCATTCCGGACGCCTGCAGTGCTGTTTGTCCTTGTGTGCTTCCTGTACGTGCTGTCAGGGCTATTGCTCTTCATCGGCCTGGCTACCATTGCTTTTGCATGTGACTGTGTCTTGGGCCTGGCCATGGTCGCCATGCTCACCTGGGCCTTCATACGCTATTCGGGAAAATACCGGGGGCTGGGGGGAGCCATCGACCAGACGGCAGGTGTCATACTGCAGCAG GCCACTGTGGTGTTGAATAAGTCGAGGCCAGCGGTGGCTAAGATGAAGAAATCCAGCTAG
- the LOC118377524 gene encoding protein YIF1A-like isoform X2: MNFDTSRKDRRCTAKPRARAGPHTGDPLLFADTSSAAPPMNNQGYYTPGYNIGGAPVGGPADAGVNNLFADPMASAAMMYGSSLANQGKEIVNKEISRYVSVNKLKYFFAVDSKYVMKKLLLLVFPYTHQDWEVRYHRDTPLTPRHDVNAPDLYIPSMAFITYILLAGMALGIQKRFSPEVLGLCASTALVWVVIEVLVMFLCLYILSVHSDIFDLFAYSGYKYVGMIFTVLGGLLFGSDGYFVALTWTSCALMFFIVRSLKMKILSSLSHDSMGAGATAKPRLRLYIAVATAAFQPIIIYWLTSHLVR; encoded by the exons ATGAATTTCGACACCTCGCGGAAGGACCGACGTTGTACAG CAAAGCCAAGAGCTCGTGCAGGTCCCCACACCGGGGACCCTCTCCTCTTTGCAGATACCAGTTCTGCAGCACCACCAATGAACAATCAGGGttattacactcctggatacaacATTGGAGGGGCTCCAGTTGGAGGACCAGCGGATGCTGGggtcaacaacctgtttgctgaCCCAATGGCCAGTGCAGCCATGATGTATGGCTCTTCCCTGGCCAACCAGGGGAAGGAAATTGTTAACAAGGAG ATCAGCAGGTACGTGTCTGTGAACAAGCTGAAGTACTTCTTTGCCGTCGATTCCAAATATGTAATGAAGAAACTACTGCTCCTCGTGTTCCCGTACACACATCAG GACTGGGAAGTTCGTTACCACAGGGACACTCCTCTCACACCCAGGCATGATGTGAATGCGCCCGACCTTTACATACCTT CAATGGCTTTCATCACCTACATTTTGCTAGCTGGGATGGCCCTTGGCATTCAGAAGAG GTTCAGTCCAGAAGTCCTTGGTCTGTGTGCCAGCACTGCTTTGGTGTGGGTCGTCATAGAGGTCTTGGTCATGTTCCTGTGTCTCTACATTCTCTCTGTTCACTCTGACATTTTTGACCTCTTTGCATACAGTGGATACAAATATGTGGG AATGATTTTCACAGTGCTGGGTGGTCTGCTGTTTGGCAGTGATGGGTACTTCGTGGCTCTCACTTGGACATCTTGTGCTCTTATGTTTTTCATT GTCCGCTCTCTCAAAATGAAgattctgtcgtctctctcccaTGACTCCATGGGGGCTGGGGCGACAGCCAAACCAAGACTCCGCCTGTACATCGCCGTGGCCACCGCAGCCTTTCAGCCAATCATTATCTACTGGCTCACCTCGCATCTGGTCAGGTGA
- the LOC118377503 gene encoding forkhead box protein N2-like isoform X1, producing the protein MESDSHTLPLLPISLPYPATLYHSLPFSSSLLQTSSTVHVSLPLSPLSIPPSPTSLCPTAPASVHLKTQPLSPLLHTLSPPLFLDGQNLRCLNSLTTSDEDDLTCLNWLHQRGNLLPLQPLPKTTPLPQLEPQDPIPTPHLPPSPSKPPYSFSSLIFMAIEDSPDKRLPVKGIYEWIVNSFPYYRAAPGGWRNSVRHNLSLSKSFRRIHRDKSQFVGKGSLWCVCPEYRHALLEVLRKAHYYHGTNSNLLNNPALLEGADYEVSMVCDTVEISDSHCQTLLLSSPSTPALTIDNPPLSSYPLCPLTPDHEEMVNMEAMEYEEEVGEEMEKDPLSDSGYIELHYYQYHQYQYLVLPGDTELDLETVEILQLDAEAQEAAGSLLDLAGGGH; encoded by the exons atggagagtgactctCACACACTGCCACTCCTCCCTATATCTCTTCCTTATCCCgccactctctaccactccctgcctttctcttcctctcttttgcAAACTTCTTCCACTGTTCATGTttcactccctctgtctcctctatcaaTCCCGCCATCCCCTACTTCACTTTGTCCCACAGCCCCAGCTTCAGTTCACCTCAAGActcaacctctctcccctcttttacACACCTTGTCCCCACCTTTGTTTCTTGATGGACAAAACTTACGCTGCCTAAACTCTCTAACCACATCTGACGAAGATGACTTGACCTGCCTCAACTGGCTGCATCAAAGAGGCAACTTGCTTCCCCTGCAGCCCCTGCCCAAAACAACACCACTGCCTCAGCTGGAGCCCCAGGATCCCATACCTACCCCacaccttcctccctccccatccaagCCCCCTTACTCCTTTAGTAGTCTAATCTTCATGGCGATAGAGGACTCGCCAGACAAGAGGCTCCCAGTAAAGGGTATCTATGAATGGATCGTGAACAGCTTCCCCTACTACAGAGCAGCACCTGGGGGGTGGAGAAACTCTGTTCGACACAACCTGTCTCTGAGTAAGAGCTTCCGTCGGATTCACAGGGACAAGAGCCAG TTTGTGGGGAAGGGctcactgtggtgtgtgtgtccagaaTATCGACATGCTCTTCTGGAGGTGCTCAGGAAAGCGCATTATTACCACGGCACCAACAGTAACTTACTAAACAACCCTGCATT GTTGGAGGGAGCTGATTACGAAGTATCTATGGTGTGTGACACTGTGGAGATCTCAG ATTCCCATTGTcaaactctcctcctctcctccccctctaccccaGCCTTGACCATAGacaacccacctctctcctcatatccACTTTGCCCTCTAACCCCTGACCATGAGGAGATGGTCAACATGGAGGCAATGGAATATGAGGAAGAGGTTGGtgaggagatggagaaagacCCCCTGTCAGACAGTGGCTACATAGAGTTGCACTACTACCAGTATCACCAGTACCAGTATCTGGTCCTGCCCGGGGACACTGAACTGGATCTGGAGACCGTAGAGATCCTGCAGCTGGATGCTGAGGCCCAAGAGGCTGCTGGGTCACTTCTGGACCTGGCAGGGGGTGGACATTAG
- the LOC118377524 gene encoding protein YIF1A-like isoform X1, with the protein MPDSQMVIHSATQAEKETNNRLSCFTMDLPQHGYRASAKPRARAGPHTGDPLLFADTSSAAPPMNNQGYYTPGYNIGGAPVGGPADAGVNNLFADPMASAAMMYGSSLANQGKEIVNKEISRYVSVNKLKYFFAVDSKYVMKKLLLLVFPYTHQDWEVRYHRDTPLTPRHDVNAPDLYIPSMAFITYILLAGMALGIQKRFSPEVLGLCASTALVWVVIEVLVMFLCLYILSVHSDIFDLFAYSGYKYVGMIFTVLGGLLFGSDGYFVALTWTSCALMFFIVRSLKMKILSSLSHDSMGAGATAKPRLRLYIAVATAAFQPIIIYWLTSHLVR; encoded by the exons ATGCCAGATAGCCAAATGGTTATCCACTCTGCCACGCAGGCAGAGAAGGAGACCAATAATAGGTTAAG CTGTTTTACAATGGACCTTCCACAGCATGGTTACAGAGCAAGTG CAAAGCCAAGAGCTCGTGCAGGTCCCCACACCGGGGACCCTCTCCTCTTTGCAGATACCAGTTCTGCAGCACCACCAATGAACAATCAGGGttattacactcctggatacaacATTGGAGGGGCTCCAGTTGGAGGACCAGCGGATGCTGGggtcaacaacctgtttgctgaCCCAATGGCCAGTGCAGCCATGATGTATGGCTCTTCCCTGGCCAACCAGGGGAAGGAAATTGTTAACAAGGAG ATCAGCAGGTACGTGTCTGTGAACAAGCTGAAGTACTTCTTTGCCGTCGATTCCAAATATGTAATGAAGAAACTACTGCTCCTCGTGTTCCCGTACACACATCAG GACTGGGAAGTTCGTTACCACAGGGACACTCCTCTCACACCCAGGCATGATGTGAATGCGCCCGACCTTTACATACCTT CAATGGCTTTCATCACCTACATTTTGCTAGCTGGGATGGCCCTTGGCATTCAGAAGAG GTTCAGTCCAGAAGTCCTTGGTCTGTGTGCCAGCACTGCTTTGGTGTGGGTCGTCATAGAGGTCTTGGTCATGTTCCTGTGTCTCTACATTCTCTCTGTTCACTCTGACATTTTTGACCTCTTTGCATACAGTGGATACAAATATGTGGG AATGATTTTCACAGTGCTGGGTGGTCTGCTGTTTGGCAGTGATGGGTACTTCGTGGCTCTCACTTGGACATCTTGTGCTCTTATGTTTTTCATT GTCCGCTCTCTCAAAATGAAgattctgtcgtctctctcccaTGACTCCATGGGGGCTGGGGCGACAGCCAAACCAAGACTCCGCCTGTACATCGCCGTGGCCACCGCAGCCTTTCAGCCAATCATTATCTACTGGCTCACCTCGCATCTGGTCAGGTGA
- the LOC118377524 gene encoding protein YIF1A-like isoform X3 encodes MDLPQHGYRASAKPRARAGPHTGDPLLFADTSSAAPPMNNQGYYTPGYNIGGAPVGGPADAGVNNLFADPMASAAMMYGSSLANQGKEIVNKEISRYVSVNKLKYFFAVDSKYVMKKLLLLVFPYTHQDWEVRYHRDTPLTPRHDVNAPDLYIPSMAFITYILLAGMALGIQKRFSPEVLGLCASTALVWVVIEVLVMFLCLYILSVHSDIFDLFAYSGYKYVGMIFTVLGGLLFGSDGYFVALTWTSCALMFFIVRSLKMKILSSLSHDSMGAGATAKPRLRLYIAVATAAFQPIIIYWLTSHLVR; translated from the exons ATGGACCTTCCACAGCATGGTTACAGAGCAAGTG CAAAGCCAAGAGCTCGTGCAGGTCCCCACACCGGGGACCCTCTCCTCTTTGCAGATACCAGTTCTGCAGCACCACCAATGAACAATCAGGGttattacactcctggatacaacATTGGAGGGGCTCCAGTTGGAGGACCAGCGGATGCTGGggtcaacaacctgtttgctgaCCCAATGGCCAGTGCAGCCATGATGTATGGCTCTTCCCTGGCCAACCAGGGGAAGGAAATTGTTAACAAGGAG ATCAGCAGGTACGTGTCTGTGAACAAGCTGAAGTACTTCTTTGCCGTCGATTCCAAATATGTAATGAAGAAACTACTGCTCCTCGTGTTCCCGTACACACATCAG GACTGGGAAGTTCGTTACCACAGGGACACTCCTCTCACACCCAGGCATGATGTGAATGCGCCCGACCTTTACATACCTT CAATGGCTTTCATCACCTACATTTTGCTAGCTGGGATGGCCCTTGGCATTCAGAAGAG GTTCAGTCCAGAAGTCCTTGGTCTGTGTGCCAGCACTGCTTTGGTGTGGGTCGTCATAGAGGTCTTGGTCATGTTCCTGTGTCTCTACATTCTCTCTGTTCACTCTGACATTTTTGACCTCTTTGCATACAGTGGATACAAATATGTGGG AATGATTTTCACAGTGCTGGGTGGTCTGCTGTTTGGCAGTGATGGGTACTTCGTGGCTCTCACTTGGACATCTTGTGCTCTTATGTTTTTCATT GTCCGCTCTCTCAAAATGAAgattctgtcgtctctctcccaTGACTCCATGGGGGCTGGGGCGACAGCCAAACCAAGACTCCGCCTGTACATCGCCGTGGCCACCGCAGCCTTTCAGCCAATCATTATCTACTGGCTCACCTCGCATCTGGTCAGGTGA